The following are from one region of the Microbacterium paraoxydans genome:
- a CDS encoding permease prefix domain 1-containing protein has product MTPTSTLTERYISATIRSLAPEAQGEVRAELEAAIADAVDARREQGESPEEAERAVLTDLGDPGILAAGYADRPLHLIGPRYYLTWWRLLKLLLFIVPPFAAVGVAIGQLINGGGPGEVIGAVVSVTLSVIVHLCFWVTLVFVVLERTGADTGVRWNVDQLPEPTEHGAARADVIASLVFLLAGIGAIVWDATLGFFPTGGDPIPILAPALWPVGIGILLALMIAEAVLAVAVYARRRWTVAAAVVNTVLAVGFAVWALTLLLQGELLNPAFLEFVFTDNGVDADTMRVLTVITGVCLVAFPAWDIVDGWMKTARARGIG; this is encoded by the coding sequence ATGACCCCCACGAGCACGCTCACCGAGCGCTACATCAGCGCCACGATCCGCAGCCTCGCGCCGGAGGCGCAGGGCGAGGTCCGTGCTGAACTCGAAGCGGCCATCGCCGACGCCGTCGACGCGCGGCGGGAACAGGGCGAGAGCCCGGAGGAGGCGGAGCGCGCCGTCCTCACCGACCTCGGCGACCCGGGCATCCTCGCCGCCGGATACGCCGACCGACCGCTCCACCTCATCGGTCCGCGCTACTACCTCACCTGGTGGCGGCTGCTGAAGCTGCTCCTGTTCATCGTGCCGCCGTTCGCCGCGGTGGGCGTCGCGATCGGGCAGCTGATCAACGGCGGCGGACCCGGAGAGGTGATCGGCGCGGTCGTCTCGGTCACGCTGTCGGTGATCGTGCACCTGTGCTTCTGGGTCACGCTCGTCTTCGTCGTGCTGGAGCGCACCGGCGCCGACACCGGCGTGCGCTGGAACGTGGACCAGCTTCCCGAGCCGACGGAGCACGGGGCCGCCCGCGCCGACGTGATCGCCTCGCTCGTGTTCCTCCTCGCCGGCATCGGCGCGATCGTGTGGGACGCGACGCTCGGATTCTTCCCGACCGGCGGCGACCCCATCCCGATCCTGGCGCCCGCGCTCTGGCCGGTGGGCATCGGCATCCTCCTCGCGCTCATGATCGCGGAGGCCGTCCTGGCCGTCGCCGTGTACGCGCGTCGGCGGTGGACCGTCGCCGCGGCCGTCGTGAACACCGTCCTCGCCGTCGGCTTCGCCGTGTGGGCCCTCACCCTGCTCCTGCAGGGCGAGCTCCTCAACCCGGCCTTCCTCGAGTTCGTGTTCACGGACAACGGGGTGGATGCCGACACGATGCGCGTGCTCACGGTGATCACCGGCGTCTGCCTCGTGGCCTTCCCGGCCTGGGACATCGTCGACGGGTGGATGAAGACGGCGCGTGCCCGGGGAATAGGCTGA
- a CDS encoding AMP-binding protein, translating to MTALIPTDAEDTGLLREALLRALDAGPALGFGMLADAPAEVDDGIAAVIATSGSSGVPKRVALSGEALRASAEATAARIGSGRWLLALPAGYVAGLQVMVRSILAGTEPTRIEGRFTPRAFAEATRSMRHVTTAGVLPALYTSLVPAQIATLLDASTEPGVLAALQAYEAILVGGQALPEPLRERAADLGVRLVRTYGSTETSGGCVYDGVPLDTVNVRAVDGELRIAGPMLAEGYLGDPALTARTFVRDEHGIRWYRTGDLGLLEDGVVRVHGRADNVIVSGGINISLDRVERIVRSVPGLHQAVVVGVSDDRWGEASVIVAARGEALRRSESEQLAQAREAVAGEIGAHARPSRLILVDELDVLSSGKPDREAIRRMVASL from the coding sequence GTGACCGCCCTCATCCCGACCGACGCCGAAGACACCGGGCTCCTGCGGGAGGCGCTGCTCCGAGCTCTCGACGCGGGACCGGCTCTCGGCTTCGGCATGCTCGCCGACGCCCCGGCGGAGGTGGACGACGGCATCGCCGCGGTCATCGCGACCTCCGGATCCAGCGGCGTCCCGAAGCGGGTGGCGCTGAGCGGCGAGGCCCTGCGGGCGAGTGCGGAGGCCACCGCCGCACGGATCGGCAGCGGTCGCTGGCTGCTCGCTCTCCCGGCCGGCTACGTCGCGGGGCTGCAGGTGATGGTGCGGTCGATCCTCGCGGGCACGGAGCCGACCCGGATCGAGGGGCGGTTCACCCCGCGGGCGTTCGCCGAGGCCACGCGGAGCATGCGGCACGTCACGACCGCGGGCGTCCTCCCCGCCCTCTACACCTCCCTCGTCCCGGCGCAGATCGCGACGCTGCTCGACGCGAGTACCGAGCCGGGGGTGCTCGCGGCGCTGCAAGCCTACGAAGCCATCCTCGTCGGGGGCCAGGCGCTGCCAGAGCCGCTGCGGGAGCGGGCGGCCGACCTCGGAGTGCGTCTCGTGCGGACCTACGGCTCGACGGAGACCAGCGGCGGCTGCGTGTACGACGGCGTCCCGCTCGACACCGTGAACGTCCGGGCGGTCGACGGCGAGCTGCGGATCGCCGGCCCCATGCTCGCGGAGGGCTATCTGGGCGACCCGGCACTGACCGCGCGCACGTTCGTCAGGGACGAGCACGGCATCCGCTGGTACCGCACCGGCGACCTCGGGCTCCTCGAGGACGGCGTGGTGCGCGTGCACGGTCGCGCGGACAACGTGATCGTGTCGGGTGGCATCAACATCTCGCTCGACCGGGTGGAGCGCATCGTCCGCTCGGTCCCCGGGCTGCATCAGGCCGTGGTCGTGGGGGTGTCGGATGACCGCTGGGGGGAGGCCTCGGTCATCGTCGCGGCGCGCGGGGAGGCCCTGCGGCGCAGCGAGTCCGAGCAGCTCGCCCAGGCCAGGGAGGCGGTGGCCGGCGAGATCGGCGCCCACGCCCGTCCGTCCCGCCTGATCCTCGTGGACGAACTCGACGTCCTCTCCTCCGGCAAACCCGACCGCGAGGCGATCCGCCGCATGGTCGCCTCCCTCTAG
- a CDS encoding sensor histidine kinase, with the protein MIRPLSRTGLVLDIVGAVLLFALLTPLGVVFYAPQPDLAGSSAVNVIGLISSSVFLFGGVAIGRLAPGLALAAAWAGAIVQMLAGFGPLPTDFAILLVLYATSAWGTRRVLWWGFGSVIVGGIVAALYMVVVGGVMFGSGSGWELVTGGTLLVAASIMALGFAWVCGLLWRVVLRNRRTRSAQLQAEALAAEEQERVRIARDMHDVVAHSLAVVIAQADGARYAAAVKPEIATEALGTIAQTARGALSDVRMLLTQLRHRQGDGPQPTLADLETLFAQVRQAGIEPRVTVDPMPPGEPPGAIQLAVYRILQEALTNAIRHGDGAVDVHLAWLPDRVDIEVRNTVSPESMPGAPGGHGLIGMRERAQLVGGSLQAERRGAQFVVQSSLPIGAPQ; encoded by the coding sequence GTGATCCGTCCGCTGTCCCGTACCGGCCTCGTCCTCGACATCGTCGGGGCGGTGCTGCTGTTCGCGCTTCTGACGCCGCTCGGGGTCGTGTTCTATGCGCCCCAACCGGACCTGGCCGGGTCCTCCGCGGTCAACGTCATCGGTCTGATCTCGTCGTCGGTGTTCCTGTTCGGCGGTGTCGCGATCGGACGCCTGGCCCCCGGTCTTGCGCTCGCCGCGGCCTGGGCCGGCGCCATCGTGCAGATGCTCGCCGGGTTCGGGCCGCTGCCGACCGACTTCGCGATCCTCCTCGTGCTGTACGCGACCTCCGCGTGGGGCACCCGCCGCGTGCTCTGGTGGGGGTTCGGATCGGTGATCGTCGGCGGCATCGTCGCCGCGCTGTACATGGTTGTCGTCGGGGGCGTCATGTTCGGCTCCGGCAGCGGATGGGAGCTCGTGACCGGCGGCACCCTGCTCGTCGCGGCCTCCATCATGGCGCTGGGGTTCGCGTGGGTGTGCGGTCTCCTCTGGCGGGTCGTGCTGCGCAACCGGCGCACGCGTTCGGCGCAGCTGCAGGCCGAGGCCCTGGCCGCCGAGGAGCAGGAACGGGTGCGCATTGCGCGGGACATGCATGATGTCGTGGCCCACTCGCTCGCGGTCGTCATCGCCCAGGCTGACGGTGCCCGCTATGCCGCGGCGGTGAAGCCGGAGATCGCGACGGAGGCCCTCGGCACGATCGCGCAGACCGCCCGCGGAGCCCTGAGCGACGTGCGGATGCTCCTCACCCAGCTCCGTCATCGGCAGGGGGACGGTCCGCAGCCGACCCTCGCCGACCTCGAGACGCTGTTCGCCCAGGTGCGCCAGGCCGGCATCGAGCCGCGGGTCACCGTCGACCCCATGCCCCCGGGGGAGCCGCCGGGGGCGATCCAGCTCGCGGTCTACCGGATCCTCCAGGAGGCGCTGACCAACGCGATCCGCCACGGCGACGGCGCGGTGGACGTGCATCTCGCATGGCTCCCCGATCGCGTCGACATCGAGGTCCGCAACACCGTCTCGCCGGAGTCGATGCCGGGGGCCCCCGGAGGACACGGCCTCATCGGCATGCGTGAGCGGGCGCAGCTCGTGGGCGGTAGTCTGCAAGCCGAGCGCCGTGGTGCGCAGTTCGTCGTCCAGAGCAGCCTTCCGATCGGAGCCCCGCAGTGA
- a CDS encoding class I SAM-dependent methyltransferase, translated as MASYTHGHHESVLRSHSVRDIANSAAYLRPHLTAETRLLDVGAGPGSITVDFAGVVAHVMATEIDDAALSLSRDLATARGVTNIAFSVEDVHALSFADDSFDVVHAHQVLQHVADPVQALREMRRVAKPGGLIAARDADYAGFLWFPVLPEIDRWLALYRAAARANGGEPDAGRRLLAWARAAGFEDVSATASTWCYATPSERAWWGGMWADRILESALARQLVDQEMASAADLQEISDAWKRWSDDGDGWFLVPHGEILARA; from the coding sequence ATGGCCTCGTACACGCATGGACACCACGAATCCGTCCTCCGCTCGCACAGTGTGCGGGACATCGCGAACTCGGCGGCCTACCTTCGACCGCACCTCACGGCAGAAACCCGGCTCCTCGACGTGGGAGCGGGACCCGGGTCGATCACGGTGGACTTCGCGGGTGTGGTCGCGCACGTCATGGCGACCGAGATCGACGATGCTGCGCTGTCCCTCTCCCGGGACCTCGCCACCGCGCGAGGCGTCACGAACATCGCCTTCTCCGTCGAGGACGTGCACGCGCTGAGCTTCGCCGACGACTCCTTCGACGTCGTGCACGCGCACCAGGTGCTGCAGCACGTCGCCGATCCGGTGCAGGCGCTGCGGGAGATGCGCCGGGTCGCGAAGCCCGGGGGACTCATCGCCGCCCGCGACGCCGACTACGCGGGTTTCCTGTGGTTCCCCGTGCTTCCGGAAATCGACCGCTGGCTCGCGCTGTACCGCGCCGCCGCCCGGGCGAACGGCGGAGAACCGGACGCCGGCCGCCGCCTCCTGGCCTGGGCGCGGGCGGCGGGCTTCGAGGACGTCTCGGCGACCGCGTCGACCTGGTGCTACGCGACGCCGTCCGAGCGCGCCTGGTGGGGCGGGATGTGGGCCGACCGCATCCTGGAGTCGGCGCTCGCGCGGCAGCTCGTGGACCAGGAGATGGCCTCCGCCGCCGACCTGCAGGAGATCAGCGACGCCTGGAAGCGCTGGTCCGACGACGGCGACGGCTGGTTCCTCGTGCCGCATGGGGAGATCCTCGCCCGCGCCTGA
- a CDS encoding 1,4-dihydroxy-2-naphthoyl-CoA synthase has translation MTDAFVSDLFDPAEWELAPGAEHYTDITAHVSRDGGVARIAFHRPEVRNAFRPHTVDELYRALDIARQDARIGAVLLTGNGPSPKDGGWAFCSGGDQRIRGRDGYKYASTGSATQGEGAAPAVGRLHILEVQRLIRFMPKVVIAVIPGWAAGGGHSLHVVCDLTIASAEHARFKQTDADVGSFDAGYGSAYMARQTGQKFAREVFFLAEEYSAQRAYEAGAVNRVVPHAELEREALKMARTVLTKSPTAIRMLKFAFNAVDDGLVGQQVFAGEATRLAYGTDEAVEGRDSFLEKRAPDWSSFPWHY, from the coding sequence GTGACCGATGCCTTCGTCTCCGACCTGTTCGATCCCGCCGAGTGGGAGCTGGCGCCCGGCGCCGAGCACTACACCGACATCACGGCGCACGTGAGCCGCGACGGCGGGGTCGCCCGCATCGCCTTCCACCGACCCGAGGTGCGCAACGCCTTCCGCCCGCACACGGTCGACGAGCTCTACCGGGCGCTCGACATCGCGCGACAGGACGCGCGTATCGGGGCGGTGCTGCTGACCGGCAACGGACCGAGCCCGAAGGACGGCGGCTGGGCGTTCTGCTCCGGCGGTGATCAGCGCATCCGCGGCCGGGACGGGTACAAGTATGCTTCGACAGGCTCAGCAACCCAGGGGGAAGGAGCCGCCCCCGCTGTCGGGCGGCTGCACATCCTCGAGGTGCAGCGGCTCATCCGGTTCATGCCGAAGGTCGTCATCGCCGTGATCCCCGGGTGGGCGGCCGGCGGCGGGCACTCGCTGCACGTGGTGTGCGACCTGACCATCGCGTCGGCCGAGCACGCGCGCTTCAAGCAGACGGACGCCGACGTCGGCAGCTTCGATGCCGGGTACGGCTCCGCCTACATGGCCCGGCAGACGGGGCAGAAGTTCGCGCGGGAGGTGTTCTTCCTCGCCGAGGAGTACTCGGCGCAGCGGGCCTACGAGGCGGGCGCCGTGAACCGCGTCGTGCCGCACGCCGAGCTCGAGCGTGAGGCGCTGAAGATGGCGCGCACCGTGCTGACGAAGTCGCCGACCGCGATCCGGATGCTGAAGTTCGCCTTCAACGCCGTCGATGACGGGCTCGTAGGGCAGCAGGTGTTCGCCGGCGAGGCCACGCGTCTCGCCTACGGCACCGACGAGGCGGTGGAGGGGCGGGATTCGTTCCTCGAGAAGCGCGCCCCCGACTGGTCCTCGTTCCCCTGGCACTACTGA
- a CDS encoding response regulator, whose protein sequence is MIRVVLVDDQALFRAGIRMLVASQPDLEVVGEAGNGQEALAVVAATRPDVVLMDIRMPVMDGLTATAEILSRPEPPRIVMLTTFDLDEAAARAIRQGASGFLLKDADPEFLLAAIRTVHAGSSVIAASATRELFEHFAEAPKPVPPQYAELTEREREIFALAARGLSNAEIAAREFLSEATVKTHISRILTKLALRDRVQLVVFAFEHGLA, encoded by the coding sequence GTGATCAGAGTCGTGCTCGTCGACGACCAGGCGCTGTTCCGGGCCGGGATCCGCATGCTCGTGGCCTCCCAGCCGGACCTCGAGGTCGTGGGGGAGGCGGGGAACGGGCAGGAGGCGCTCGCCGTTGTCGCCGCGACCCGGCCCGACGTGGTCCTCATGGACATCCGGATGCCGGTCATGGACGGGCTGACCGCGACCGCGGAGATCCTGTCCCGCCCGGAACCCCCGCGCATCGTCATGCTCACCACGTTCGACCTCGACGAGGCGGCGGCCCGGGCGATCCGGCAGGGGGCGAGCGGCTTCCTCCTCAAGGACGCCGATCCGGAGTTCCTGCTCGCCGCGATCCGCACCGTGCACGCGGGATCGAGTGTGATCGCGGCCTCGGCGACCCGGGAACTGTTCGAGCACTTCGCGGAGGCTCCGAAGCCCGTGCCGCCGCAGTACGCCGAGCTGACGGAGCGCGAGCGGGAGATCTTCGCGCTCGCCGCCCGGGGGCTCTCGAACGCCGAGATCGCCGCGCGGGAGTTCCTCAGCGAGGCCACGGTGAAGACCCACATCAGCCGCATCCTCACGAAGCTCGCGCTCCGCGACCGCGTGCAGCTCGTCGTGTTCGCTTTCGAGCACGGCCTCGCCTGA